In the Vibrio gigantis genome, one interval contains:
- a CDS encoding GH36-type glycosyl hydrolase domain-containing protein produces the protein MKYGYFDNDNREYVITRPDVPAPWTNYLGTEKFCTVISHNAGGYSFYNSPEYNRVTKFRPNGTFDRPGHYVYLRDDETGDYWSISWQPVAKSLDEANYEVRHGLSYSKFKCEYSGITATKTLFVPKGEDAEVWDVVLKNNTDKPRTISTFSFVEFSFSHIQSDNQNHQMSLYSAGTSYQEGVLEYDLYYNTNDFEGFYYLASTFSPDSYDGQRDNFLGMYRDEANPIAVENGKCSNSAQTCYNHCGSLHKQFTIQPGEEVRFAYVLGIGKGNGERLREKYQDTANVDAAFQGIKDHWDERCNKFQVKSPNEGLDTMINTWTLYQAETCVVWSRFASFIEVGGRTGLGYRDTAQDAISVPHANPQMTKKRIIDLLRGQVKAGYGLHLFDPDWFDPEKADVEPSKSPTVVPTPSDDDKIHGIEDTCSDDHLWIVPTIIKYVMETGEHDFFDEVIPYADGGEATVYEHMKAALNFSAEYVGQTGICKGLRADWNDCLNLGGGESSMVSFLHFWALQEFLDLAKFRNNDADVAKYTEMAANVREACETHLWDDEGGWYIRGLTKNGDKIGTAQQTEGRVHLESNTLAVLSGAVSQERGEKAMDAVDENLFSEYGLHLNSPSFATPNDDIGFVTRVYQGVKENGAIFSHPNPWAWVAEAKLGRGDRAMKFYDALNPYNQNDMIETRYAEPYSYVQFIMGKDHQDHGRANHPWLTGTSGWAYFAVTNFILGVRTGFEGLTVDPCIPTDWPEFEVTRQWRGATYNITVQNPNAVSKGVASITINGESVEGAIPVQAEGSVNDVVVVLG, from the coding sequence ACGACAATCGCGAATACGTCATCACTCGCCCTGATGTACCAGCACCTTGGACCAACTACCTAGGTACTGAAAAGTTTTGTACTGTAATTTCGCACAATGCGGGCGGTTACTCGTTCTACAATTCTCCGGAATACAACCGTGTTACTAAATTCCGTCCGAACGGCACCTTTGACCGCCCTGGACACTATGTTTACCTGCGTGATGATGAGACAGGTGACTACTGGTCTATCTCTTGGCAACCAGTGGCAAAGAGCCTAGATGAAGCAAACTACGAGGTTCGTCACGGCCTGTCATACTCAAAATTCAAGTGTGAATACAGCGGCATTACCGCAACCAAAACGCTATTCGTCCCTAAGGGCGAAGATGCAGAAGTTTGGGACGTTGTGCTAAAGAACAACACTGATAAGCCACGCACTATCAGCACGTTCTCATTTGTAGAGTTCTCGTTCAGCCACATCCAATCAGACAACCAGAACCACCAGATGTCTTTGTACTCTGCGGGCACGTCTTATCAAGAAGGCGTGTTGGAATACGATCTGTACTACAACACTAACGACTTTGAAGGCTTCTACTACCTAGCGTCAACCTTCTCACCAGATAGCTACGACGGGCAGCGTGACAACTTCCTTGGCATGTACCGTGATGAAGCAAATCCAATTGCGGTTGAAAACGGTAAGTGTTCGAACAGCGCTCAAACCTGTTACAACCACTGTGGCTCTCTGCATAAGCAATTCACAATTCAACCGGGTGAAGAAGTTCGCTTTGCGTACGTACTAGGTATCGGTAAAGGTAACGGTGAACGCCTACGTGAAAAATACCAAGACACAGCAAATGTAGACGCAGCATTCCAAGGTATCAAAGATCACTGGGACGAGCGTTGCAACAAGTTCCAAGTTAAGTCTCCGAACGAAGGCTTAGACACTATGATCAATACCTGGACACTATACCAAGCAGAAACTTGTGTAGTGTGGTCGCGCTTTGCATCATTCATTGAAGTAGGCGGACGTACTGGTCTTGGCTACCGTGATACGGCGCAAGATGCTATATCCGTACCTCATGCAAACCCACAAATGACCAAAAAGCGTATTATCGATCTGCTTCGCGGCCAAGTGAAAGCGGGCTACGGTCTACACTTGTTCGATCCAGACTGGTTTGATCCAGAGAAAGCAGACGTTGAACCTTCAAAGTCTCCAACAGTTGTTCCAACACCGTCCGATGACGACAAGATCCACGGCATTGAAGATACTTGCTCTGATGATCACTTGTGGATCGTCCCAACCATCATCAAATACGTGATGGAAACCGGTGAGCACGACTTCTTTGATGAAGTAATTCCTTACGCAGACGGTGGCGAAGCGACTGTTTACGAACACATGAAAGCGGCACTGAACTTCTCTGCTGAATACGTAGGTCAAACCGGTATCTGTAAAGGCCTACGTGCTGACTGGAACGACTGCTTGAACCTAGGTGGCGGTGAATCTTCAATGGTTTCATTCCTACACTTCTGGGCTCTGCAAGAATTCTTAGACTTAGCCAAGTTCCGCAATAACGACGCTGATGTTGCGAAATACACTGAAATGGCTGCGAATGTTCGCGAAGCGTGTGAAACACACCTTTGGGATGATGAAGGTGGCTGGTACATCCGTGGCCTAACAAAAAATGGCGACAAGATCGGCACTGCTCAACAAACTGAAGGTCGAGTACACCTTGAGTCAAACACGCTAGCGGTTCTATCTGGTGCGGTTTCTCAAGAGCGCGGCGAGAAAGCGATGGACGCTGTGGATGAGAACCTATTCTCCGAATACGGCCTACACCTAAACTCTCCATCGTTCGCTACACCAAACGATGATATCGGCTTTGTGACTCGCGTTTACCAAGGCGTAAAAGAGAACGGCGCAATCTTCTCTCACCCTAACCCATGGGCTTGGGTAGCAGAAGCGAAGCTAGGCCGTGGTGACCGTGCGATGAAATTCTACGACGCACTAAACCCGTACAACCAAAACGACATGATTGAAACGCGCTACGCAGAACCATACTCGTACGTGCAGTTCATCATGGGTAAAGATCACCAAGACCATGGCCGTGCAAACCACCCTTGGTTAACGGGTACCTCTGGTTGGGCTTACTTCGCGGTAACCAACTTCATTCTTGGTGTTCGTACCGGCTTTGAAGGCTTAACGGTTGATCCATGTATCCCGACTGATTGGCCAGAGTTCGAGGTTACTCGTCAATGGCGTGGCGCGACTTACAACATCACGGTGCAAAACCCGAATGCAGTAAGCAAAGGCGTTGCCTCTATCACTATCAATGGTGAATCAGTTGAAGGCGCAATCCCAGTACAAGCAGAAGGCAGCGTGAACGATGTTGTCGTTGTTCTAGGCTAG
- a CDS encoding phosphoglucomutase/phosphomannomutase family protein: MIKFGTGGWRAFIGEEFTRENVRLVAQALANIINNEDAAKNGFVIGYDRRFLSDKAACWFAEVLAANNIRVSFIDKFVPTPIVMFQAKEMGCTYSACITASHNPADYNGIKVFIEGGRDADEIITEKIEQQIATLTNEDVIRVDFEQALNDKEIEIINPMNDFVDSIINFIDIDSIKKANLRVLIDPMFGVAKNALQTVLINGRCDVDVINDGKNPDFGGLMPSPNAATLYRLKHLVAAEGYDIGIGTDGDADRLGIIDEKGHFIHPNEVLLLLYYYLLEYKGWKGSVVRNIATTHLLDKVAADHGEKSFEVPVGFKHISSQMEADDSLIGGESSGGLTIRGHIKGKDGVFASSLLVEMISVTGKKLSELLDEIYSKYGYAYTAEGDCKFKPSEKEALYTKIYVEKQLPEFEYEIEKVSYEDGAKVYFKNGGWVIARFSGTEPLLRIFAEMEDKDTAERVLQKVKDFLSL; encoded by the coding sequence ATGATTAAATTTGGTACAGGTGGCTGGCGCGCTTTCATTGGTGAAGAGTTCACCAGAGAGAACGTTCGCTTAGTAGCGCAAGCACTCGCTAACATCATCAACAACGAAGATGCTGCCAAGAATGGATTTGTGATCGGTTATGACCGTCGTTTCCTTTCAGATAAAGCGGCATGCTGGTTTGCAGAAGTACTTGCAGCGAATAACATCAGAGTAAGCTTCATTGATAAATTCGTTCCAACACCTATCGTGATGTTCCAAGCAAAAGAGATGGGGTGTACCTACTCAGCGTGTATCACCGCTTCTCACAACCCAGCAGACTACAACGGTATCAAGGTGTTTATTGAAGGTGGTCGTGATGCTGACGAGATCATCACCGAGAAGATCGAACAGCAAATCGCAACCCTAACTAACGAAGACGTTATCCGTGTCGATTTCGAACAAGCGTTAAATGACAAAGAGATCGAGATCATCAATCCGATGAACGACTTTGTGGATTCGATCATCAACTTTATTGATATCGATTCGATCAAGAAAGCCAACCTACGCGTACTGATCGATCCAATGTTTGGTGTGGCGAAAAACGCTCTGCAAACGGTTCTTATCAACGGTCGTTGTGATGTCGATGTCATCAACGATGGTAAAAACCCAGATTTTGGTGGCTTGATGCCATCGCCAAATGCCGCAACGCTGTATCGCTTGAAGCACTTAGTAGCCGCTGAAGGTTATGACATTGGTATTGGTACCGATGGCGATGCCGACCGCTTGGGTATCATCGATGAGAAAGGTCACTTCATTCACCCTAACGAAGTACTTCTGCTGCTTTACTACTACTTGTTGGAATACAAAGGCTGGAAAGGCTCTGTCGTGCGTAACATCGCAACCACACACCTGCTAGATAAAGTGGCGGCGGATCATGGCGAGAAGAGCTTTGAGGTTCCGGTAGGCTTTAAACATATCAGCTCGCAAATGGAAGCCGATGACTCACTGATTGGTGGAGAAAGCTCAGGTGGTTTAACCATTCGTGGTCACATCAAAGGTAAAGACGGCGTATTTGCTTCTAGCTTGCTGGTTGAAATGATCAGTGTGACGGGCAAAAAGCTGTCTGAACTGCTTGATGAGATCTATTCCAAATACGGCTATGCCTACACCGCTGAAGGCGACTGCAAGTTTAAGCCTTCAGAGAAAGAAGCACTCTACACCAAGATCTATGTAGAGAAGCAACTGCCTGAATTTGAATACGAAATTGAAAAAGTCAGCTATGAAGATGGTGCCAAGGTGTACTTCAAGAATGGCGGCTGGGTAATTGCTCGCTTCTCAGGAACAGAGCCGTTACTACGAATCTTCGCAGAAATGGAAGATAAAGACACTGCAGAACGTGTTCTTCAAAAAGTGAAAGACTTCCTCTCTCTATAG
- a CDS encoding ABC transporter ATP-binding protein, with protein MSCALSIKDLTCKYESQTILEALSLEVEHGEIVCLLGASGCGKTTLLKAIAGLLPLSSGVMSLNCQTIDDGENWLPPEQRNIGMIFQDYALFPHLTVNQNVGFGLKALSEQQKKEKVQEMLELVHLGEFGDRYPHQLSGGQQQRVAIARSLAYKPDLLLLDEPFSNIDTQVRHELISQIRKIFKKQGVTAIFVTHSREEAFAFADKMAVMNHGVIEQYGSASELYFHPSSKFVADFLGGGSYLNAQRISGNEFKTSLGLIEAKAQTQIEVGSECSLLLRPQQIQASYEQDSAISVLEQQFMGDHCRYVIEAHGQKLLATSSEALEVGMPVNVKVDTKGVLAF; from the coding sequence ATGAGTTGTGCATTATCAATTAAAGATTTGACTTGTAAGTATGAGTCGCAAACCATTTTGGAAGCGCTCTCATTAGAAGTTGAGCATGGTGAAATTGTTTGTCTTCTTGGTGCGAGTGGCTGCGGCAAAACGACGTTACTTAAGGCGATTGCGGGGTTACTTCCATTGAGTAGCGGTGTGATGAGTTTGAACTGTCAAACCATTGATGATGGTGAGAATTGGCTGCCACCAGAGCAGCGTAACATTGGTATGATTTTCCAAGATTACGCCCTATTCCCGCACCTGACGGTCAATCAGAATGTCGGCTTTGGATTAAAAGCACTCTCAGAGCAGCAAAAGAAAGAGAAAGTTCAAGAGATGCTGGAACTGGTTCACTTAGGTGAGTTCGGTGATCGATACCCACATCAACTTTCTGGTGGTCAACAACAGCGCGTCGCGATTGCTCGTTCTTTGGCATATAAGCCAGACTTACTACTGTTAGATGAACCATTCTCAAACATCGATACTCAGGTTCGCCACGAGCTGATTTCTCAAATTCGTAAGATCTTTAAGAAACAAGGTGTCACAGCTATCTTCGTAACTCACAGTCGTGAAGAAGCGTTCGCGTTTGCAGATAAGATGGCAGTAATGAACCATGGTGTGATTGAACAGTATGGTTCGGCATCTGAGTTGTATTTCCACCCTTCGAGTAAGTTCGTTGCTGATTTCCTGGGTGGTGGCAGTTATCTGAATGCACAGCGTATTTCAGGAAATGAATTTAAAACAAGCTTAGGCCTGATAGAAGCTAAAGCACAAACTCAGATTGAAGTGGGATCGGAATGTTCGTTGTTACTAAGACCACAGCAGATCCAAGCAAGTTATGAGCAAGACAGCGCTATTTCAGTGCTAGAACAGCAATTTATGGGCGACCACTGTCGCTATGTTATTGAAGCTCATGGTCAGAAGTTGTTGGCAACCTCATCAGAAGCGCTTGAAGTGGGTATGCCAGTAAACGTAAAAGTCGATACTAAAGGCGTGTTGGCTTTTTAA
- a CDS encoding ABC transporter permease, translating to MKEKNYLWNTSSGIIAVLLVLPILAIFTTAVGETDELFSHLMSTVMPTYAYNTVVLVIGTMFLSLVFGIPSAWVMAMCRVPGERVLQWALVLPLAMPGYIVGYIFTDWFDFAGPVQVLLRELTGWGPGEYWFPDIRTLSGAIIVLSLVLYPYVYLLCRAAFMEQNVSLLQSARLLKCSPWESFRRISLPLVRPSMAVGLSLVAMETIGDFGTVSYFAVNTLTTAVYDTWLGYSSLTAAAKISAIMLVIVILLLSSERYSRRKQKLFQNQFSSREDFRYDLSGGKKWLALFWCWGLVCVAFLFPLGQLIIYAYKYFSQSWTPEFREYAVNSLYVSVAAAIIGVIVAMIVNFNQRVSPSKKNQAYMRLASMGYAVPGTVLAIGVMVPVLFMDHLVNDIAKVMEWGRPGLIFSGSMFALIFAMVVRFSAVAIGSIESSLSKVSPSLDMASKTMGCNTNQMLRRVHLPLIKRGALIAGLLVFIESMKELNAALLLRPFNFETLATYVYNYASDEHLELAAMPAVLLVLVGLIPLIIVNRSLEQKN from the coding sequence ATGAAAGAAAAGAATTATTTGTGGAACACCAGTAGCGGAATTATTGCTGTATTACTGGTTTTACCGATCTTAGCGATTTTTACGACGGCTGTTGGAGAAACAGATGAGCTCTTTTCTCATCTAATGTCCACAGTGATGCCTACCTATGCCTACAATACGGTGGTTTTAGTCATAGGAACTATGTTCCTGTCTTTAGTTTTTGGTATTCCGTCGGCTTGGGTGATGGCAATGTGCCGTGTTCCGGGAGAGCGCGTTTTGCAGTGGGCACTAGTCCTGCCGTTAGCGATGCCTGGCTATATTGTTGGGTATATCTTTACCGATTGGTTCGACTTTGCAGGCCCTGTTCAGGTTCTACTGAGGGAGCTTACAGGGTGGGGACCCGGTGAGTATTGGTTCCCGGATATTAGAACCTTATCCGGTGCTATTATTGTTCTGTCTCTCGTTCTCTACCCTTATGTTTATTTGCTGTGCCGTGCGGCATTTATGGAGCAAAACGTCTCCTTATTGCAATCCGCTCGTTTGCTAAAATGCTCACCTTGGGAAAGCTTTCGTCGTATCTCCTTACCACTTGTTCGCCCATCTATGGCGGTCGGGTTATCGCTTGTTGCTATGGAAACCATCGGTGATTTTGGTACCGTGAGTTACTTTGCAGTAAATACTTTAACGACTGCGGTTTATGATACTTGGCTAGGCTATTCAAGCTTAACGGCTGCAGCGAAAATATCTGCAATCATGCTGGTTATCGTGATCTTACTGTTGAGCTCTGAGCGATACAGTCGCCGTAAGCAGAAGCTATTCCAGAATCAATTCAGCAGTCGCGAAGATTTTCGTTACGACCTTTCTGGGGGGAAAAAATGGCTGGCGCTATTTTGGTGCTGGGGATTAGTTTGCGTCGCATTCTTGTTCCCTCTTGGTCAGCTCATCATTTATGCCTATAAATATTTTTCTCAGAGCTGGACTCCTGAGTTCAGAGAGTATGCTGTTAACAGCCTTTATGTTTCGGTGGCTGCTGCGATTATTGGTGTGATTGTAGCTATGATTGTTAACTTCAATCAACGCGTTAGCCCGAGTAAGAAAAATCAGGCTTATATGCGCCTCGCTTCAATGGGCTATGCCGTTCCAGGAACCGTGTTAGCGATTGGTGTGATGGTACCTGTTTTGTTCATGGATCACTTAGTCAATGACATTGCGAAAGTAATGGAGTGGGGACGACCTGGTTTGATCTTCTCTGGTTCCATGTTCGCGCTAATCTTTGCCATGGTCGTGCGCTTTTCGGCGGTTGCGATTGGCAGTATTGAAAGTAGCTTGAGTAAAGTATCGCCTTCATTGGATATGGCTTCAAAAACCATGGGTTGTAATACCAATCAGATGTTACGCCGTGTTCACTTACCTTTAATTAAACGTGGCGCATTGATCGCGGGTTTACTGGTGTTTATCGAATCAATGAAAGAGTTGAATGCGGCATTGCTGCTGCGTCCTTTCAACTTCGAAACATTGGCGACTTATGTTTATAACTATGCCTCAGATGAGCACCTAGAATTAGCGGCAATGCCTGCTGTATTATTGGTGTTGGTGGGTCTAATTCCTCTGATCATCGTAAACCGTTCCTTGGAGCAGAAAAACTAA
- a CDS encoding Fe(3+) ABC transporter substrate-binding protein has translation MKKLLTLSALACGVIAPTAMAAEEVNVYSYRQPFLVEPMFNEFTKETGIKVNVKFAKKGLAEKLAQEGEYSPADVVLTVDISRLSELTKQGLVQSVESDVLEKNIPAQYQDTDNEWFALTTRTRSVYSSRDRVGRLGEEFTYEDLTKPEFKGKICTRSGKHPYNVSLVSSMIAHKGEAETKEWLEGVKANLARKPQGNDRAQVKAIKEGLCDVALGNSYYLGKMVNDKEQKAWADSVYINFPNQETTGTHVNISGMAMAKYSPNEENAVKLMEFLSGNTAQSMYAEVNYEYPVKADVKPSELVASWGEFKADTISLDEIANHHAAAIKLLDEVKFDL, from the coding sequence ATGAAGAAACTGCTAACACTTTCAGCTCTAGCGTGTGGTGTAATTGCCCCGACAGCAATGGCTGCGGAAGAAGTAAATGTATACTCTTACCGTCAACCTTTCCTTGTTGAGCCAATGTTCAACGAGTTCACAAAAGAGACTGGCATTAAAGTAAACGTTAAGTTTGCTAAAAAAGGTTTAGCAGAGAAGTTAGCTCAAGAGGGTGAATATAGCCCAGCTGACGTTGTCTTAACTGTAGATATCAGCCGTCTATCTGAATTAACTAAACAAGGTCTAGTTCAATCTGTAGAGAGCGATGTACTTGAAAAGAACATCCCAGCTCAATATCAAGATACAGACAACGAGTGGTTTGCTCTAACAACTCGTACTCGTAGCGTCTATTCTTCACGTGACCGTGTTGGTCGCCTAGGTGAAGAGTTCACTTACGAAGATCTAACTAAGCCTGAATTTAAAGGTAAAATCTGTACTCGTAGCGGCAAGCACCCATACAATGTTTCTCTAGTATCTTCGATGATTGCTCACAAAGGTGAAGCTGAAACGAAAGAATGGCTAGAAGGTGTAAAAGCTAACCTAGCACGTAAGCCTCAAGGTAACGACCGCGCACAAGTTAAAGCGATTAAAGAAGGTCTATGTGATGTTGCTCTTGGTAACAGCTACTACCTAGGTAAGATGGTTAACGATAAAGAGCAAAAAGCTTGGGCTGACTCTGTTTACATTAACTTCCCTAACCAAGAAACTACAGGTACTCACGTAAACATCTCTGGTATGGCAATGGCTAAATACTCTCCAAATGAAGAGAATGCTGTTAAGCTAATGGAATTCCTATCTGGTAACACAGCACAAAGCATGTACGCAGAAGTGAACTACGAATACCCAGTGAAAGCAGACGTTAAACCTTCTGAGCTTGTTGCTTCATGGGGTGAGTTTAAAGCAGATACTATTTCTCTAGATGAAATTGCAAACCACCACGCGGCTGCAATCAAGTTATTAGATGAAGTTAAGTTCGATCTATAA
- a CDS encoding ammonium transporter, translating to MELTTTVTELRYALDTFFFLISGALVMWMAAGFAMLEAGLVRSKNTTEILTKNICLYAIACTAFLVVGYNIMYVDNGEGGWLPSFGTLIGTQGEGADHSLESDFFFQVVFVATAMSVVSGAVAERMKLWSFLIFSVVLTAFIYPIEGYWTWGGGFLSEAGFSDFAGSGIVHMAGAAAALAGVLLLGARKGKYGKNGEIYPIPGSNMPLATLGTFILWFGWFGFNGGSQLMVSDFENATAVGQIFLNTNAAAAAGAIAALLVCKTTWGKADLTMILNGALAGLVAITADPLSPSPLFAVAIGSVSGALVVFSIIALDKAKIDDPVGAISVHGVCGFFGLMAVPLSNADATFGAQLLGAAVIFAWVFGASLAVWAVLKATIGIRVSEDEELEGMDMHDCGVGAYPEFVSVK from the coding sequence ATGGAACTTACAACAACAGTAACGGAACTACGTTACGCACTAGACACTTTTTTCTTCCTCATTTCAGGTGCGTTGGTAATGTGGATGGCAGCAGGCTTCGCAATGTTAGAAGCTGGCCTAGTTCGTTCAAAGAACACCACAGAGATTTTAACTAAGAACATCTGCCTGTACGCGATTGCATGTACTGCGTTCTTAGTAGTTGGCTACAACATTATGTATGTCGATAACGGCGAAGGCGGTTGGTTACCATCATTCGGTACTCTGATTGGTACTCAAGGTGAAGGCGCAGACCACTCTTTAGAATCAGACTTCTTCTTCCAGGTAGTATTCGTTGCAACCGCAATGTCTGTGGTATCTGGTGCAGTAGCTGAGCGTATGAAGCTTTGGTCATTCCTAATCTTCTCAGTAGTACTAACAGCATTTATCTACCCAATAGAAGGTTACTGGACTTGGGGCGGTGGTTTCCTATCAGAAGCGGGTTTCAGTGACTTCGCAGGTTCAGGTATCGTACACATGGCTGGTGCGGCAGCAGCGTTGGCTGGTGTTCTACTACTAGGTGCTCGTAAAGGTAAATACGGTAAGAACGGTGAAATCTACCCGATTCCTGGTTCAAACATGCCACTTGCAACGTTAGGTACATTCATCCTTTGGTTTGGTTGGTTCGGCTTCAACGGCGGTTCTCAACTGATGGTTTCAGACTTTGAGAACGCAACAGCAGTCGGTCAAATATTCCTTAACACCAACGCAGCAGCTGCAGCAGGTGCAATCGCAGCACTACTAGTATGTAAAACGACTTGGGGTAAAGCAGACCTAACCATGATTCTTAACGGCGCGTTAGCTGGCCTAGTAGCAATCACTGCAGACCCTCTATCACCATCACCTCTATTTGCAGTGGCAATTGGTTCGGTATCTGGTGCATTGGTTGTATTCAGCATCATCGCTCTAGACAAAGCTAAGATTGATGATCCAGTAGGTGCTATCTCTGTACACGGTGTATGTGGTTTCTTCGGCCTAATGGCTGTGCCACTAAGCAACGCTGACGCAACGTTTGGTGCTCAATTACTAGGTGCTGCAGTAATCTTTGCTTGGGTGTTCGGAGCGAGCCTAGCTGTATGGGCTGTACTTAAAGCGACCATTGGTATTCGTGTAAGTGAAGACGAAGAGCTGGAAGGCATGGACATGCACGATTGTGGTGTTGGCGCTTACCCTGAGTTTGTATCTGTAAAGTAG
- the glnK gene encoding P-II family nitrogen regulator — protein sequence MKLINAIVKPFKLDDVREALSDVGIEGMTVSEVKGFGRQKGHTELYRGAEYQVDFLPKVKLEIATQAENVDRVVEAISQAAHTGKIGDGKIFVYDLSQAVRIRTGEMDAEAL from the coding sequence ATGAAATTAATAAATGCCATTGTTAAGCCATTCAAATTAGATGATGTACGCGAAGCGCTCTCTGATGTGGGTATTGAAGGTATGACAGTTTCTGAAGTGAAAGGCTTTGGTCGTCAGAAGGGACACACTGAGTTATATCGTGGTGCAGAGTACCAAGTGGATTTCCTACCAAAGGTGAAGCTAGAGATTGCTACCCAAGCTGAAAATGTCGACCGAGTTGTTGAAGCGATTAGCCAAGCGGCACACACCGGAAAAATCGGCGACGGTAAGATTTTTGTGTATGACCTAAGCCAAGCCGTACGAATTCGTACTGGTGAAATGGATGCTGAAGCACTTTAA
- a CDS encoding YacL family protein codes for MEFEFTRNTLMGEYYVKCSMGHEIVGRWLQEEIGKDKQKLDHVIALIEQSRQDLSNEVTLLGKEISLAINEDEVTIQENVLAHEQEMEEGSEFDFYNCESQASCGIDDFELLIERWMDFLGY; via the coding sequence ATGGAATTTGAATTTACAAGAAACACTTTAATGGGCGAGTACTATGTAAAGTGCAGTATGGGACACGAGATCGTTGGCCGCTGGCTTCAAGAAGAGATCGGCAAAGATAAGCAGAAATTAGATCATGTAATAGCGTTGATTGAGCAATCTCGACAGGATCTGAGTAATGAAGTGACGTTGCTTGGCAAAGAGATTAGCCTTGCGATCAATGAAGATGAAGTAACGATCCAAGAAAACGTGCTTGCACATGAGCAAGAGATGGAAGAGGGCAGTGAGTTTGACTTCTATAACTGTGAAAGCCAAGCAAGCTGTGGAATCGACGACTTCGAGCTACTCATCGAACGTTGGATGGATTTTTTAGGTTACTAG